A single Streptomyces sp. Edi2 DNA region contains:
- a CDS encoding peptidoglycan-binding protein has protein sequence MATPLTASKLIAALRDEGLVVHEVRDWREHNRNSKGPWGPMHGVMMHHTATQGTDSSVDLCYDGRTDLPGPLCHGVIDKAGEVHLVGNGRANHAGLGDADVLRAVINEDAPLPPDNAADTDGNRYFYGFECINLGDGKDPWPTEQQVAMEKAAAAVCRAHGWSERSVIGHLEWQPGKVDPRGVAMNDLRGRIKKRLAKPAEGSPEPQQPAYEPFPGHDFFRSGTRSPVITAMGERLVAEDCGHYEIGPGPEWTEADRKSYAAWQRKLGFHGKDADGVPGQVSWDRLRVPRA, from the coding sequence ATGGCCACTCCCCTGACCGCGAGCAAGCTGATCGCGGCGCTGCGCGACGAGGGCCTGGTGGTCCACGAGGTCCGCGACTGGCGCGAGCACAACCGGAACTCCAAGGGCCCCTGGGGACCGATGCACGGCGTGATGATGCATCACACCGCCACCCAGGGCACCGACAGCTCGGTGGACCTTTGCTACGACGGGCGTACCGACCTGCCGGGGCCGCTGTGCCACGGCGTGATCGACAAAGCGGGCGAGGTCCATCTCGTCGGCAACGGCCGCGCCAACCACGCCGGGCTCGGTGACGCCGACGTCCTGCGCGCGGTGATCAACGAGGATGCGCCACTGCCGCCGGACAACGCCGCGGACACCGACGGCAACCGGTACTTCTACGGCTTCGAATGCATCAACCTCGGGGATGGCAAGGACCCTTGGCCCACCGAGCAGCAGGTCGCCATGGAGAAGGCCGCGGCGGCGGTCTGCCGGGCGCACGGCTGGAGCGAACGCTCGGTGATCGGGCACCTCGAGTGGCAGCCGGGGAAGGTCGATCCGCGGGGCGTCGCGATGAACGACCTGCGGGGCCGGATCAAGAAGCGGCTGGCTAAGCCGGCGGAGGGCTCACCGGAGCCGCAGCAGCCGGCGTACGAGCCGTTCCCGGGCCACGACTTCTTCCGGTCCGGGACCCGCAGCCCGGTGATCACGGCGATGGGGGAACGACTGGTGGCCGAGGACTGCGGCCACTACGAAATCGGCCCCGGTCCGGAGTGGACCGAGGCGGACCGGAAGTCGTACGCGGCCTGGCAGCGCAAGCTCGGCTTCCACGGCAAGGACGCGGACGGGGTGCCGGGGCAGGTCAGCTGGGATCGGTTGCGGGTGCCGCGCGCATAG